One window from the genome of Oreochromis niloticus isolate F11D_XX linkage group LG20, O_niloticus_UMD_NMBU, whole genome shotgun sequence encodes:
- the LOC100706921 gene encoding tyrosine-protein phosphatase non-receptor type 7: MSMSAVHSASPPAEEPVTPPPLTTPPRKASVRLQERRGSNLSLLLDVNTLGVESVCSVSTPKEVWLQLLHTSSRPLTHTLLQEAAIDTNTLNVEYQKIPPNFVNAADLDVPGHMMKDRYKTILPNPESRVILRNPDDEPGPDHYINANYIRGYKGAPRAYIATQGPMVHTVGDFWDMVWQERSSIIVMVTRLKENNEKCEVYWPQPRDRTKRVKEEDEDQEEKDGQREKENEEEGEMRQIGRFIIRVKDSREKDGFTVTDMEIQLHSERRHVRHYWFTSWPDHHIPQCIAPYLRLVEEVETYSKSLVPPSSSQEVSAPASSPGPIIVHCSAGIGRTGCFIASTIGCQQLRETGQADVLETVCQLRLDRGGMIQTSEQYQFLYSTLAQYSSQLQQKQNQPATLPQSQQNPEDQVSIQLQNLELHSKQNRKIS; this comes from the exons ATGAGCATGTCAGCAGTGCACTCCGCCTCCCCTCCTGCTGAGGAACCAGTGACACCCCCACCCTTGACCACACCTCCTCGCAAAGCTTCAGTCCGGCTCCAGGAGAG GCGGGGCTCTAATTTGTCTCTCCTTTTGGATGTGAACACTTTGGGGGTGGAGAGTGTCTGTTCTGTCTCCACCCCAAAGGAGGTGTGGCTTCAGCTGCTTCACACCTCCTCACgaccactcacacacacgctgcTGCAGGAAGCTGCCATTGACACAAATACGCTGAATGTAGAGTACCAG AAAATCCCTCCGAACTTTGTGAACGCTGCTGACCTCGATGTTCCGGGACACATGATGAAAGACCGATACAAAACCATCCTCCCCA ACCCTGAGAGCCGAGTGATCCTGAGGAACCCGGACGATGAACCTGGGCCTGATCACTACATCAACGCCAACTACATCAGG GGCTACAAAGGGGCTCCCAGGGCCTACATCGCTACCCAGGGGCCCATGGTGCACACCGTGGGAGACTTCTGGGACATGGTGTGGCAGGAGAGGAGCAGTATCATCGTCATGGTTACGAGGCTGAAGGAGAACAACGAG AAATGTGAGGTGTACTGGCCACAGCCGAGAGACAGGACGAAGAGGGTAAAGGAGGAGGACGAAGACCAGGAGGAGAAGGACGGGCAGAGGGAGAAGGAAAATGAAGAGGAAGGAGAGATGAGACAAATCGGCAGATTCATTATCAGAGTGAAAGACAGCCGAGAGAAAGACGGGTTCACTGTCACAGATATGGAGATTCAG CTCCATTCTGAGCGTCGACACGTCAGACACTACTGGTTCACATCTTGGCCTGACCATCATATCCCACAATGCATAGCTCCTTATCTAAGgctggtggaggaggtggagacGTACAGCAAGTCCCTCGTGCCTCCCTCTAGCTCTCAGGAAGTCTCTGCGCCCGCCTCCAGCCCTGGACCAATCATCGTCCACTGCAG TGCAGGTATCGGGCGGACAGGCTGTTTTATAGCCAGCACTATTGGCTGTCAGCAGCTCAGAGAAACCGGGCAAGCTGATGTCCTGGAGACAGTTTGTCAGCTTCGACTCGACAG GGGCGGTATGATCCAAACCTCAGAGCAGTACCAGTTCTTGTACTCCACACTGGCCCAGTACAGctcccagctgcagcagaaacag AACCAGCCTGCCACACTGCCTCAGAGCCAGCAGAACCCAGAGGACCAGGTCAGCATACAGCTGCAGAACCTCGAGCTACACAGCAAACAGAACAGGAAGATCTCATAG